A window from Peromyscus eremicus chromosome 1, PerEre_H2_v1, whole genome shotgun sequence encodes these proteins:
- the LOC131926219 gene encoding myeloid cell surface antigen CD33-like, producing MQLLLLLLLVWVHHRTLRAKPSTATECKDDRYKVEVLEMVLVQEGLCVLVPCTFTGPRTYFAQVYGSWFHTGADTSQNSAVATNNPEQQVLKETRGRFHLVGDMQSNNCSLDIRDAQRGDNGSYFFMGKQQRKPQQNSCEKPVSVHVTALTYKPHILPLETLKPGCPRNLTCSVPWACERGTPPIFSWMSAALTSLGPRTTLSSVLTLTPRPQDHGTNLTCQVTFPGAGVTVERTIQLNVTWNPGRKSASGVILGAIGGAGVTAMLFVSIGLIFLIVKAYRKKAARTAVSMSHMHPTVESLSQCQQQDSKVHSHVEDPTLGIEQEVHYASLSFHRSAPRKETSP from the exons AtgcagctgctcctgctgctgctcttggTGTGGGTACATCACCGGACACTCAGAGCCAAGCCTTCTACTGCCACAGAGTGCAAGGATGATAGATACAAGGTGGAAGTGTTGGAGATGGTGCTGGTACAGGAAGGTCTCTGTGTCCTTGTGCCCTGCACATTCACCGGTCCTAGAACCTATTTTGCTCAAGTTTATGGCTCCTGGTTCCACACAGGGGCTGATACAAGTCAAAACTCTGCAGTGGCCACAAACAACCCAGAACAGCAAGTGCTGAAGGAGACCCGGGGCCGATTCCACCTCGTAGGGGACATGCAGAGCAACAACTGTTCCCTGGATATCAGAGACGCACAAAGAGGTGACAACGGTTCCTACTTCTTCATGGGAAAGCagcaaagaaagccacagcaaaATTCCTGTGAGAAGCCAGTGTCTGTGCATGTGACAG CCCTCACATACAAACCCCACATCCTCCCGCTGGAGACCCTGAAGCCTGGCTGTCCCAGAAACCTGACCTGCTCTGTGCCCTGGGCCTGTGAGAGGGGGACACCTCCCATCTTCTCCTGGATGTCAGCTGCCCTCACCTCCCTGGGCCCAAGGACCACTCTCTCCTCAGTGCTGACCCTCACACCCAGGCCTCAGGACCATGGCACCAACCTCACCTGTCAGGTGACCTTTCCTGGAGCTGGTGTCACTGTGGAAAGGACCATCCAGCTCAATGTTACCT GGAACCCAGGAAGAAAATCAGCTTCAGGAGTGATTCTGGGAGCCATCGGGGGTGCTGGTGTCACAGCAATGCTCTTCGTCTCCATCGGCCTCATCTTCCTCAT AGTGAAGgcatacagaaagaaagcagcCAGGACTGCAGTGAGCATGAGCCACATGCACCCCACTGTTGAGTCACTTTCCCAG TGTCAACAGCAGGACTCCAAGGTTCACAGCCATGTTGAGGACCCCACCTTGGGGATAGAGCAAGAAGTACACTATGCGTCCCTCAGCTTTCACAGGTCAGCGCCTCGGAAGGAAACCTCTCCCTAG